Below is a window of Anomaloglossus baeobatrachus isolate aAnoBae1 chromosome 8, aAnoBae1.hap1, whole genome shotgun sequence DNA.
catgcacaccagtcatatcctcggttcagcgtggctggccagaggacagggtagatgaggaggaggaggaggaggaggaggacagcatgttcagtcatcttgttggtcaggctactgaagtcctggctgttaagagtctggcgcacatggctgactttatggtaagctgcctgtctcgtgaccctcgcgttaagaacatcttggccgacaatcattactggttggtaacactgttagacccacgctacaaggagaactttttgtctcttattcccgtggaggagaggtcaaccaaaatgcagcagtttcggaaggccatactcacggaagtaggcaaagcattcccctcacaaaacgctagcggcataggtcatgaatcagtggacaaccgaggcgtacagccgagagaggcacaagtccaatccgccagaggtaggggaacagtctttaagatgtgggacagttttctcagcccctcacgtaccacagcccctgaggtgcggggtagtgccacaagaaatcctaagtttgcccagatgctgaaggagtaccttgcagatcgaacaacagtactccgacattcctctgtgccttataattattgggtatccaagctggacacgtggcatgaattggctctctacgccttggaagtcctggcctgccctgctgctagcgttttgtcagagcgtgtttttagtgccgcaggtggaatcattacagataaacgcacccgcctgtcaactgaaaatgctgacaggctgactctgatcaagatgaacaagggttggattgggccagacttcaccacaccaccagcaaatgagagcggaatttaaagtttgccatgtacctccactcacccatgggtacacacttctggactttggataatcgctggactcctcctccttctcctcatgcgccaccatgatgatgaccgttacaaattgcaatacttaggcctttgtttcaggtatacccccagtggtaaattttttcgcccattctttgcagaatggacattacaacgacaggagacccgctcctttgcaatgggaacaatgttttgaggccctcatgcacgtctctacccagggacaacgtggagcctcccaatttttggctgccctgcctaagggctatactataatacacccacttccttaaaatggacacttaatgttttgaggccctcatgcacgtctctacccagggacaacgtggagcctcccaatttttggctgccctgcctaagggctatactataatacacccacttccttaaaatggacacttaatgttttgaggccctcatgcacgtctctacccagggacaacgtggagcctcccaatttttggctgccctgcctaagggctatactataatacacccacttccttaaaatggacacttaatgttttgaggccctcatgcacgtctctacccagggacaacgtggagcctcccaatttttggctgccctgcctaagggctatactataatacacccacttccttaaaatggacacttaatgttttgaggccctcatgcacgtctctacccagggacaatgtggagcctcccaatttttggctgccctggcaaagggctatactgaaatagacccacttccttacaatgggcacttcaggtttaaaggccctcatgcacatctctacccagggacaacgtggagcctcccaatttttggctgccctgcctaagggctatactacaatagacccacttccttccaatgggcacttcaggtttacaggccatcatgcacgtctgtatgcaggggcattggtgaacctcacaattttggactgccctggcaaaggaaaatactacaaagactcacttcctcaaaatgggcacattagactcaagaggccttcatgtacgtctcttctcagggacatcggagtgccacacaatgttttcacgtaaaatctttcatgtattaatctcaaaaagtaacatacaccagctctatctcactattgggtatgtgcccttaacatttccgccatgaaaaatcattttggggtcattttggaaggttttctggtgagtccgtaaaaatggcgtaaaacgcggacaaaattgttcacagctgtgacttttcagtgataaatgcttcaaggggtcttccccatgctgttgccatgtcatttgagcactcttctgagacttttgtgacatttttagggtttctccatgctgccggggggtcatttcacaaaaatactcgggtctcccataggataacattgggctcgttgctcggcccgagtacacgagtatcttgggatgctcggcccgagcttcgagcacccgagctttttagtactcgctcatcactagtcattacacacagagggatctattcctatatattatatagtcattacactcagagggatctattcctatatattatatagagccattacacacagagggatctatttcaggggtttatttctgttaatgttgatgattacggcttacagccaatgaaaacccaaaagtcattatctcagaaaattagaatattatataagaccaactaaaaaaatgAATTTaccctcagaaatgttggcgcctactgaaaagtctgtacagtaaatgcctcaatacttggtcgcggctccttttgcatgaattcctgaatcaatgcaatgtggcatggaggcgatcagcctgtggcactgctgaggtgttatggaagcccaggttgctttgatcgcagccttcagcttgtctgcattgttggctctggtgtctcatagattctctatggggtttaggtcaggcgagtttactggccaatcaggcacagtgatactgtggttagtaatccaggtattggtacttttggcagtgtggacaggggccaagtcctgctggaaaatgaaatttccatctccaaaaagcttgttggcagagggaagcatgaagtgctctaaaatctcctggtagacggctgcgctgactttggtcttgataaaacacagtggagctacaccagcagatgacatggctcccgaaaccatcactgattgtggacacttcacactagaccccagcagcttggattgtggcctctccactcttcctccagacactgggaccgcgatttccaaatgaaatgcaaaatttactttcatctgaagcaacaccttggacactgagaacagtccagttatttttctccttggcccaggtaagacgcttctggcgttgtctattgctcATGAGTggcgacacaaggaatgcaacacttgtagcccatgtcctggatacgtctgtgtgtggtggctcttgaagcactgactccagcagcgtccactccttgtgaatctcccccaaatttttgaatggccatttctttacaatcctatcaaggctgcagttatcctggttgATTGTGCACctctttctaccacactttttccttccacttaactttccattaatatgcttggacccagcactctgaacagccagcttctttagcaaagaccttttgtgtcttaccctccttgtggagtgtgtcaatgactgattTCTGGAcattgtcaagtcagcagtctttcccaagattgtgtagcctactgaaccagactaagggatcatttttaaatgcttaggaagcctttgcaggtgttttaggtaattattctaattttctgagataatgacttttgggttttcggaTGGAGGCCATTAAATAATTAGGGGTAAACCTATTTTCTTATGATAATTTGTATATAAACAACGTCCCCTCCTTATTTAAAGAACTGGAGAGTCTACTAAAAAGTGGAAACTTCTCAAAATCTCATTAACAGGTATATAGCTTTGGTGAAAATGTCCCTACTTCCTTAAGATAATCTACAATGTTGAAACCCCTCTTAAGTCATTTTGGGGAACTTAAATCTCTGCAGGGTGCTATAATGAGATTCATCTGGAATGACAAATGACATAAAATTCCAAAAAGATATTCTCACTTCCCATGAACTGCAGGGGGGACTTTTGGTCCTGGACATTATTAAATATTATTTAGTCCAGAATACCCGTGTGGACAAGATTATAGGCATAAATTGGAGGTTTTCTTTAATCCAAACAGAGGCATTAGAGTAAGCAGGGATCCATCAAAAAGAGatcaccttgccgttggctgttgggctcacataaaactggccatttttgtgtgctaagtatctaaatttcTATGTTTTTTATaagagtaatgcatgtctatattgctCTAGCCATTTTTCCACATATCTTAGCCCTACAGCGTGCAATtgtttcctttttgttactatgtttcatattcagttttcacgtgttcacattagaaaggtaggatgtgccatcagtcttattcctagattacagggtcatgccttctgattgagtgcTCCTACTCTtcagccttaggcaattttaattattaatttgcaggttcctgtccacccattgattggagttttttttaacccaaagaaaggCATTAGAGTAGACAGGGACCCAACAAAATAGgtcaccttgccattggctgttgggctcacataaaactggccatttttgtgtgctaagtatctcaatttttacatgttttttcatagcagtaatgcatgtctatattcccatattcattattttacatatcttagcactgcagagtgcaacggTCTCCTTTTTGTTATTACGTTTCAtactcagtttgcacctgttcacattagaaatataggaagtgccatcagtctttttcttagattacagggtcataccttctgattgaGAGCTCCTGCTCTGcagccttaggcaattttaatttttaatttgcaGATTCCTGTCCACCCATTgattggaggggttttttttaaccaaaagagaggcattagagtagacaGGGACAAAAcaaaatgaggtcaccttgccattggcttttgggctcacataaaactggccatttttgtgggcTTTTTCATAGCAGTAACACTATATTCCCATATGCATTGATCCATGTAGAAAAAAGATTGAGAGGGTTGTATGCCGTGCTATCATTAATGACACAAATTGATTATtccatttctttatttctttcacaggtcaggtcaacgcgtttcagggactaaccattcccttcatcaggacattaggCACATCAAACTGTCTCTAGTTTGATGTTcataatgtcctgatgaaggggatagtcaggtcctgaaacgcgttgacctgacctgtgaaGGAAATAAAGAAATGGAATAATCAATTTGTGTCATTGGTGATAGCACGGCATACAACCCTCTCAATCGTTTTTCTACGCGTGGCATCTTTGGGGCTGCTGCTTTTGCCATCTTTAAGCTTCACtaagagttgtgcctttcacaaccctagTAGGTGAGTTGAACACCTGAATTGATACTGTGAAGGGggtctgagctgtagtatgtttgtttaaacgtaataagaatatctgtgtatgtaaataatcaaaatgtagatctagttgtataataatctgtctgtctatgtagcaattgcacagatctataatactccttgttcaaagttgtatagtcatgaaggggttaccaaggataagtgaacagatgtacaaataatggaagttttcaaataatgagcaaaagtcttatcagtagcttcacacagaaagaatgttttaacgaATAATGATATGTTGGGAGAAAATAAGGAGTTGAATACTCCTTACTCCCttgttctagcttcaaggttagaaATGCAGATTGTATGATTGGGTGTTTTGGAATACACaagttcagttggtgatgctggctcaaggagaacatgtcttatgtattcattgtctgatacattgagatatcggcactggtatacagctaatacggcaccgtctctggatatcccaaatgaagactccattagcagttttcacccaaattcctcccttgacaatacCACTTTTATAtgtgataagaccctattgcgctttgttCCTCCACAGTTGATTACTACATAtgaattgttccacatatcttagcactacagagtgcagctgtctcctttttgttactatgtttcatgttcagtttgtaccTGTTCACACTGGAAAGGTaagtgtgccatcagtctttttcttagattactgaATATCAGTGTCAGACCCTGGTGCAACAAGGAGTATTGCAGACCTATCCACATTTGCCGCGGTGTTCTCCTCCGCCAGAAGCTCTCAAGAATCCAATTAATAAGACGTATCTGTACTTTTCCTCCTTTCTTTACTGTTTTTGCCTGTatgatgttttttattttactttttgtaAGTTTTTAAGGCATTGTACTTCCTTTTCAATATTAAGTCTAAAATGTAACACCTTTGTTCTTCGCTGCTGTAAATGCACATGCAAACCCTGAGAGAATAGCTTGGTTGTGTATACCCTGTGTATTCCAGAGTGCCTATCAGGAAAGCTGGGTGGCGTGTGTGCTAGTGTGTGACCCAGAACGGCGAGTGGTGGCAGCAAGAAGTGTGTTGTGGGTGACAGCTGGTTTTGGGGGGCACTTAGCTCATTGTCAACCTATTGTGACAGGTGAGCGGAGGAGTGAGTGGCGGTACAGTGGCATCCGGGGCATATGTGTCGCTAGTAAGTGGTGTGCCGGACGGATTGGGGGTGACCGTGGTGGTGATCCTGACAAGCATGAACAATGATTATTACCTTAACATCCACATTCTGAATTTGCGCCCCAATGTGACACATGACACCATTTATAAAGCAGATTTTTATTTCTCGTACTTAGGTTTCCACATTGAAGAGCGAATATTTACAGCCACAGAATCGGGGTGCAGGTATCATGTCCCCAATCCTGGATCCCCCCCAGAAATATAACAATACATGAAAGTGCTTATTGTAAGGTGCAGACATTAGAACAATAAAAGAGAAACTGCGCAGCAATGTGTGAGCCGGGATAACACGGGGGTCCGGGACCCCATCATCGCCTCGCACGCAATCACAAACGCTCTCGGATCTTAGTATCTCCCGCCGTTGCGCTGTCCGAAGTATCGCTTGTACGCAGCTCCCCAGCCGTGTCTCATGGCGTAGCGCTCGCAGGGGTTGTACTCCTCACACGTCTCACGCTGGCGTTCCCAGGGACTCTTGGCGCGAAGTCTGGATAAACGGGAGATTACATAAGTATCCATGGACCTACATCAGCTGTGTCCTACATCACATCTCTACACAACATGAGCAACACTTCTGAATTGTTttctactccagtcacatccagagctgcacaatTCATCTAGTTTCAGGTTAAAAGCTGCAAGCCCCACAAATGACTTCATTGTATAACTCCGCAGAGGAGAAAATAGTTTAGAAGTCAATTACATCACTCAAAGAGTCGGCAATAAGAAAAGTGACGCTCACTATAGGGGATAACTagggaatgcagctctggaggtgactggaaaataagacatgatgtaacagcagaatagtgactgcagctctggagatgactggaggataagacatgatataaTAGCAGAATAGTcactgtagctctggaggtgactggaggataaggcattatgtaacagcagcatagtgactgcagctcttgaGTATAAGATGTGATGTAATAGCAAAATAGTGACTGTAGCTCTGGAGAtgaggaggataagacatgatataatagtagaatattgagtgcagctctggagatgactggagtataagacatgatataacagcagaatagtgactgcagctctggaggataagacatgctgtaacagcagaatagtaactgcagctctggaggataagacattttgtaacatcagaatagtgactgcagctctggagtacaagacATTTTGTAacatcagaatagtgactgcagctctggagtacaagacatgatgtaatagcagaatagtgactgcagctctggagtacaagacatgatgtaatagcagaatagtgactgcagctctggagtacaagacatgatgtaatagcagaatagtgactgcagctctggagtacaagacatcatgtaatagcagaatagtgactgcagctctggaggtgaggaggataagaCATGACATAATagtagaataatgagtgcagctctggagtataagatgTGATGGAATAGCAAAATAGGGGCTGCAGCTCTGGAGGAagaggataagacatgatataatagtagaatattgagtgcagctctggagatgactggaaaataagacatgatgtaacagcagaatagtgactgcagctctggaggataagacattttgtaacagcagaatagtgactgcagctctgggagtGACTGGAGTAACACTGGTAAAATCCTCTGCATTCACTGAATAGTATATTTGTGGTTCGTCTGCGTGTCACTGCAGATGGTCGGATTATTCTATGCTGACGTTCTCCTTACCGGTCAGCCAGTCGCACGTTCCGTTGCTGGGAGGGCATGAAGGAGTTGGCATGTCTTGAGCTAACAAACGGATCTGCAGAAAAATATCACATTAATGTGTAAGAAAATACAAGACTAAGAAAGACAGAAGAGAAAAAACCAGAGAAAGAAGGTAGAGACCTGAGACAGCGGAGGTAGATGGGGGAGATAGAGCATGTA
It encodes the following:
- the MGP gene encoding matrix Gla protein, translating into MKTLALLLVVALATAVTLAYDSYESHESYERYDPFVSSRHANSFMPSQQRNVRLADRLRAKSPWERQRETCEEYNPCERYAMRHGWGAAYKRYFGQRNGGRY